agcgagcggatctgccagtgtatggggaccttcttCTCAGAGAGGGATTTCTACCTCTTAAATAAGATTATATTTCCTACCTACAATCATTACAGAAGGTCTAATGCCAAGCAGGCACCCTCCCTTCAGCAGTGCAACGGGATTGAGTGTTAACTGCTGGAACTCGGCATTCATGGGGTTAAGCTAACAAAACAAAAGCGGTTTCCCTACTTTCACTTTCACTTGCTTCATTGAGTTAGAGTTGAACTGAGCCTCCAGGAAATGCTTCTTTCGATAAACAGGGTGGTTCTGGGTGTAAAAGAGCACTGAAAGCAGATGATCTATCACTGGGAATTTCCCAGTTGCTGATAATTAAAACCGATTGTGAAATATCCTAGGAAGGTATAAAGCAGGCAAAGCGAAACTACACAGGAGAAGCAGCTACGATGGATGTGGATCAGCTCAGGGAATATATCCAGTCATTCCGCCTTAACGATTGCCCACTGGGGAACCAGGGCTACACTCGGATCCTCCTTCAGCTCTTTGGGTTCCTGGGGCACGGCAAGTCTTCTCTCATTAACTCCTGTAAATTTGCCCTGCTGGATACGGATTTCAAAAAGCATGCAGAGGCTGCAGCCAATGATGGTGGCCTGACGATGGAAAGGAAGTCCTACCAACTTACAGGGACCATCACAATGGTGGACAATAGAGGGTGCGCCATGATAAACCCCTATGAGATGGCGGAAATCTACGCTCAGCTGTGTAAGTTCCATTGAGATCCTTGTGTGACTGCTCTCTGTACTGGGCTTTGTAGGATGGGCTAATCTATTTTAGacctaaatataattatataacgtGTACCTGACCTGCTGCtctttaattagtgtttaaaggCTTATACTATATGGGGAGATTTGGTAAGCAAGGCAGAAGGGGGGACGGATGGTTTCCTTTCCTTTACTACAGTAGAAGGTGGTTACATCATGTTCCTCTCCCAATCTCAATGTGGTGGGGGAAGGTATAGGAAGCTAAATTGTAAATGAGAACATATAAATACACTGAGAATTGATTGGGCGGATACAGAGGATCATCATTACCCACAAGAAGCAGTAATGGTGGGAAGAAATATTCTTACCAGTAGAGATAACTTAGTGAAGTGAAGTGGAAGCCTCTCAGGGAAGATAATAGTCTGTGTTTAACTATTACTACTACTTTAGTTTTGTTCTTACCTTGTTCACAAGATCCCTGCTCCATGACTTAACCAAGGTGGCTGGTCACCCAAGGGACCAAAGGTTAGTCACTTGAGTATTGCTCATGTATTATAagtgataatgtaccccctactgtaaatgataaggatattagcagtcactgaggggttctgtgcccatataaaggcacaaggctgcaggctgagttatacagggaactctgagtatcactcatgtattataagggataatgtaccccctactgtaaatgataaggaatattagcagtcactgaggggttctgtgcccatataaaggcacaaggctgcaggctgagttatacagggaactctgagtatcactcatgtattataagggataatgtaccccctactgtaaatgataaggatattagcagtcactgagtggttctgtgcccatataaaggcacaaggctgcaggctgagttatacagggaactctgagtatcactcatgtattataagggataatgtaccccctactgtaaatgataaggatattagcagtcactgaggggttctgtgcccatataaaagccacaagctgcaggctgagtctatacagggaactctgagtatcgctcatgtattataagggataatgtacccctactgtaaatgataaggatattagcagtcactgaggggttctgtgcccccccatataaaggcacaaggctgcaggctgagttatacaggaactctgagtatcactcatgtattataagggataatgtacccctactgctaaatgataaggatattagcagtcactgaggggttctgtgcccatataaaggccacaaggctgcaggctgagttatacagggaaactctgagtatcactcatgtattataaggggataatgtaccccctactgtaaatgataaggatattagcagtcactgaggggttctgtgcccattaaaggcacaaggctgcaggctgagttatacagggaactctgagtatcgctcatgtattataagggataatgtacccctactgtaaatgataaggatattagcagtcactgaggggttctgtgccccccatataaaggcacaaggctgcaggctgagttatacagggaactctgagtatcactcatgtattataagggataatgtacccctactgtaaatgataaggatattagcagtcactgaggggttctgtgccccccatataaaggcacaaggctgcaggctgagttatacagggaactctgagtatcactcatgtattataagggataatgtacccctactgtaaatgataaggatattagcagtcactgagggttctgtgccatataaaggcacaaggctgcaggctgagttatacagggaaccctgagtatcactcatgtattataagggataatgtaccccctactgtaaatgataaggatattagcagtcactgaggggttctgtgcccatataaaggcacaaggctgcaggctgagttatacagggaactctgagtatcacttgtgtattaaaagggataatgtaccccctactgtaaatgataaggatattagaatgaGATGTTGCCTGCTGTGTATATAGGCACAAGGCTACATGGTGCAGAACTCATAGCAAATGTCTAAACCAAAATCTTAAAAAATCAATTTTCCTATTTATGTGCTTAGTGTAATAAAGAGAGGGAAAttacatattttgaaaaaatagCTGTAGTTCTATTGTATTATCATCAACGAAACACATAATATTGTACAAAGACAATGTCCCTGGTTGGCCTCCCAGAATATACCTTTTATTACTATTGTTCCAGGTAACTTTGTCCCACTGGATGAGAGAGTAGAATGGAACCAGAATTACGAGGACATGATGTTTCGGCTGGAGGATGATGATGTGGAGCCAAATTTTGAAGATTTCGTTGTTCCAATATTTGTCTACAGGTGAGAGTGAGGTTCTGGTACTGTTCTTGTACTTCAGACACAGTGGAGGTATCATTTCTCCATAGAGATTACTGATTGACGCAGGGCTAATAAGTGCCTGAAGTTCAAGTTGCACATTTTCAAATGGTAGAGTCTAGTTTTGATTACATTACTCTTGAATGACTTATGGATTGTATCTGTGTGGCacaacactatgggggagatttgtGTTCGTATTTtctacaacttttttgtacctttcgtatctgtgacaatttttttcgttattttgtgtgactttttcgtactgtgcgttaAAAATaatgcgacaaaatcatattgtcgtgccgagtaggaaagtttcggattcattcaagcttcgttatcgtgactttccttgggccaggttggagctgcagagtgccattgagccctatgggaggctttccttgggccgggttggagctgcagagtgccattgagccctatgggagactttccttgggccgggttggagctgcagagtgccattgagccctatgggagacttttcttgggccgggttggagctgcagagtgccattgagccctatgggagacttccttgggccaggttggagctgcagagtgccattgagccctatgggaggctttccttgggccgggttggagctggcagAGTGCATTGAGGGCCCCTatggagacttccttgggccgggttggagctgcaggagtgccattggcctatgggagactttccttgggcggggttggagctgcagagtgccattgagcctctatgggagactttccttgggccgggtggagctgcagagttgccattgagccctatgggagactttccttgggccgggttggagctgcagagtgccattgagccctatgggagactttccttgggccggggttggagctgcagagtgccattgagccctatgggagactttccttgggccggggttggagctgcagagtgccattgagccctatgggagactttccttgggccgggttgagctgcagggttgccattgagccctatgggagactttccttgggccgggtggagctgcagagtgccattgagccctatggagactttccttgggccaggttggagctgcagagtgccattgagccctatgggagactttccttgggccaggttggagctgcaggagtgccattgagccctatgggagacttttccttgggccgggttggcagctgcaaagtgccattgagccctatgggagactttccttgggccgggttggagctgcaaagtgccattgagccctatggggagactttccttgggccgggttggagctgcagagtgccattgagccctatgggagactttccttgggccgggttggagctgcagagtgccattgagccctatgtggagacttttccttggccgggttggagctgcagagtgccattgagccctatgggagactttccttggggccgggttggagctgcagagtgccattgagccctatgggagacttccttggccggttggagctgcgagtgccattgagctctatggcgACTTTcctggaccaggttggagctgcagagtgccattgagccctatgggagactttccttgggccgggttggagctgcagagtgccattgagccccatgggagactttccttgggccgggttggagctgcagagtgccgttgagccctatgggagactttccttgggccgggttggagctgcagagtgccattgagccctatgggagactttccttgggccgggttagagctgcagagtgccattgagccctatgggagacattccttgggccaggttggagctgcagagtgccattgagccctaaagaaatgatggagaaggacctgggggTACTTGtacataataaacttggctgtagcgaGGTACTGTCCTGCTTTATGAGGGAATGGATTTGCAGGCAATGGGGAGGGGCATTCTTTCTCTTTGCAAAACACAGGTAAGACCCCATCTAGAACATGCAGTGTAGGCTTGGTCTCCAGTGCTCTGACTGGATATTATTGAATTGGagagtccagagaagggcaactcaGCTTACAAAAGGTATggaatgtctcagttatgaaCCGAtgagttatgaagaaagactggctaagCTGGGGCTCTTTATGCTGGAGAAATGGCACCTAAGGGGGtgtatgataactatgtataaatatgtaagggGACCAGCAAGGGGAGATGCATTGTGGACCTTGCCCGGTGGGATAAAGAAACCTTTAGTGATCTCagactgagtgtgagtgtacTGTTGGGCTGCAAATTCATCAATAGTTCATCAACAGCATGGCAGGACTTCGGTGCTGTCTATTTTCCAGTgccctgattggctactggttaaTTCTAGCCCGGCCCACTTTCGAAAATGCAAACAACTGGACatacagttaaggtccccatacactataagatccgctcgcttggcgatgtcgccaagtgagcggatctttacccgatatccccacctacgggtgggtgatatcgggtagcaagctgctttaaaaaaaaaataatcagattgtttggccccagttGCGgcaagattttctaacctggccgatttcaggccagatatcggtcggccaggctgctcttttctgcccctacacgggccgattagctgccgaatcggtccaagggacccatatcggcagcttctaacAGGCACTTTcacttaaacatttttttttgtcctggCTACACATGGCCAGtaagtgtataaaataaatactgtaggTTACGAATAATATAAGACAATTATTTCAGGTCCCTATGAAGAATCTCTAATCATTTCCTTCTGTGTTTGTTTCTCCACCCAGTGTCAAGAAAGAAATAACTGCCACGGAAATAGAGGAAATTAAACCTTTTCTTAAAAACTGCAGAGATCTGACGGGTAATAACTATTTATTTTTGGACTCgagaattgtttttttaatataaatttaaaaacaaaatcttgAAAATTCACCAAGCTGAAACTTGGTGAGCTTCCATGGAAAGCCAATGGGAGGGGTATATTCAACAATTGAGCTATTTTagaatgagattttttttcaaaGTCGTATTTCTATGGTTATCATGGTGATCATGATAGAGAGTGGGAAGACCTAAAGGGAGCTCCATTAAAGGTGTCAAGTTAGCAATCATTTTCAGCCAAAATGTAaatctggtacaggtattggaccccttatcgggaaacccattatccagaaagctctgaattacggaaagtccatctcccatagactccattttaatcaagtaattcacatttttaaaaatggtttccttttctctgtaataataaaacagtacctgtacttgatcccaactaagatataattaccccttattggggcagaacagccctattgggtttatttcatggttaaatgattcccttttctctgtaataataaaacagtacctgtacttgatcccaactaagatataattaccccttattgggggcagaacagcactattgggtttatttaatggttaaatgattcccttttctctgtaataataaaacagtacctgtacttgatcccaactaagatataattaccccttattggggcagaacagccctattgggtttatttaatggttaaatgattcccttttctctgtaataataaaacagtacctgtacttgatcccaactaagatataattaccccttattgggggcagaacagccctattgggtttatttaatggttaaatgattcccttttctctgtaataataaaacagtacctgtacttgatcccaactaagatataattaccccttattgggggcagaacagccctattgggtttatttaatggttaaatgattcccttttctctgtaataataaaacagtacctgtacttgatcccaactaagaatgggtcccatacctgtaggggTTTTCTGGTTTTGAAGGGTTTTTAGGGTTTCACATTATCTATGAAACCTAGTGAAAATAATCACTCTAATTCACTTTCCTACAGGAATATTTCCCATCATCGTCCTGACCAACAAGACCAGCGGGGATTTTGCCAAGCTGCGCAATATATTTGAAGGCATGGGGGCAGAGGAGATACTGGCAGTGGAGAATTATACAGACGAGGATCACTTTAAGACCCGGGGGAGACACACACTGTTCCTGGAGCTGATCCATAAAGCACTGAAGGATGTGAGCTTTTTGTATGAAAGAGCAGCGGAACCCCAAAAAGGACAGAGCTCAGCGCAAAAAATTCCTTCTGAAATACGTGCACGAGAGGGATAAGAATCAACCCAAGTCAATAATAACAACAGTAACTGCCAGACGGTCACCATGATATACCTGTATCTTCAGTGTTAGGGGAGATTTACTTAAACATTGGGAGGAAATTCTTTACCCTTTTCAACTTTTTTCCCCAGGAAAAAATTGGTTTCCAGTAAAAAATaattggatctattatctggaatgtttgagACCAGATAAAAGACATTATCCCCAGTTAAGCTTTTTTTCATTTCCATATGCAGTGATCCTCATTCTCCTGAATGAAAGTTTTGGGGCCCATGGGAGACAAATTATTATGAATAACATTGTCCTAAGGATTTTTGggcaccaacatggatttatgaaACTAAAGTCCCATACACGGCCGATCaactgccaatatcagtcccttagaccaattcggcagctaattgcctgtgtatggggcactactgacgggcctgcctgcccgatatctggcctggaaatctcaatcg
The genomic region above belongs to Xenopus tropicalis strain Nigerian chromosome 9, UCB_Xtro_10.0, whole genome shotgun sequence and contains:
- the LOC101733399 gene encoding uncharacterized protein LOC101733399 isoform X1; the encoded protein is MDVDQLREYIQSFRLNDCPLGNQGYTRILLQLFGFLGHGKSSLINSCKFALLDTDFKKHAEAAANDGGLTMERKSYQLTGTITMVDNRGCAMINPYEMAEIYAQLCNFVPLDERVEWNQNYEDMMFRLEDDDVEPNFEDFVVPIFVYSVKKEITATEIEEIKPFLKNCRDLTGIFPIIVLTNKTSGDFAELRNIFEGMGAEEILAVENYTDEDHFKTRGRHTLFLELIHKALKDVSFCMKEQRDPIRDRAQRKKFLLKYVHERDL